One Mercurialis annua linkage group LG3, ddMerAnnu1.2, whole genome shotgun sequence DNA window includes the following coding sequences:
- the LOC126673063 gene encoding LOB domain-containing protein 27: MTLKGGTSQACAACKYQRRKCSSDCPLAPYFPPDQPKMFQNAHKLFGVSNIIKILKKLDASQRGEAMRSIIYQSNIRDRFPVHGCWGIICQLHYQIRQAEEEIHAVHSQLEMYRQHHHHHQISSLTDDIASQLELGMAPPSNNINININNNNNSLSLFGQTNSTPQNYSGLPIPQHHAYSNSSNNVNYSSAYLDSNKDPLGNSLWVQHQYATAANNNINNSMAIQTQLVNSQPLPIQQVVQDYDEIHPFFDTIDDRQSYIDSKEAYESSSEESLRDTTQQCMEHVAENELKTAAACFTLTSVN, encoded by the exons ATGACACTAAAAGGTGGCACCAGCCAAGCTTGTGCTGCGTGCAAATACCAGAGAAGAAAATGCTCCAGTGACTGTCCTTTAGCACCTTATTTCCCACCTGACCAACCAAAAATGTTTCAGAATGCTCATAAATTATTTGGTGTCAGCAACATTATAAAGATTCTCAAGAAACTCGATGCATCGCAGAGAGGGGAAGCTATGCGTTCTATAATCTACCAATCGAATATTCGCGACAGGTTTCCGGTTCATGGCTGCTGGGGAATTATCTGTCAGCTACATTATCAAATTAGGCAAGCTGAAGAAGAGATCCACGCCGTTCATTCTCAGCTCGAGATGTATAGACAACATCATCATCACCATCAGATTTCTTCTTTAACTGATGATATAGCTTCACAGTTAGAATTAGGCATGGCTCCTCCtagtaataatattaatattaatattaataataataataattcccTTTCACTTTTTGGCCAAACTAATTCTACTCCTCAGAATTACAGTGGTTTGCCTATTCCACAGCACCATGCTTACTCTAATAGCAGTAATAACGTTAATTACAGCTCTGCTTACTTGGATTCTAATAAGGATCCTTTGGGTAATTCTTTGTGGGTTCAGCACCAATATGCTACTGCtgctaataataatattaacaatTCTATGGCGATTCAGACTCAGTTGGTTAATTcacaaccactacctattcaaCAAGTTGTTCAAGATTATGATGAAATTCATCCGTTTTTCGATACTATCGATGATAGGCAATCTTATATCGATTCTAAAGAAGCCTATGAGTCAAG CTCGGAGGAATCATTAAGGGACACGACACAACAATGTATGGAACATGTTGCGGAAAATGAACTAAAGACTGCAGCTGCATGCTTTACTCTTACCAGTGTCAATTGA
- the LOC126673062 gene encoding zinc finger protein BRUTUS-like At1g18910, giving the protein MAGGDTPKRPPDKEKGVSSSLPAVEESNTFSDVSLSDAPILLLVYFHKAMREELAQLYSLAVLASEIISVCTDDSVNNNKRHELIVELRRRFDFLKLVQTYHAAVEDEVIFLALDEHIKNVVQSYALEHDRIAEDFGSVFRCLSTLDESEAKDDNHGSKQALFQELLSCIATMDSSISNHMFKEEKHVFPLLMEHFCSKEQALLMWQFFCSIPVILLEEMLPWMICLLTPEQRVDFTRCIKEVAPQEILLQEVVVSWLHRNDQSSSEAITKIANEPRDGPTYIKGLPHSLREGKKTCHVPTNAVNDVADCLHLWHRAIQKDLKEILEEASESKIFFSDMDSIVVRLKFLADVVTFYSYALKKFFYPVLNEPGNDHPSTCSTEQFLVESRIESLHKLLQCNAQNSLSLSKFIEKLCQELKSLVMDVSKQFHFQEIEVFPLIMKKCSKDAQQQLLYMSLHLMPLGLLKCVAHWFAAHLSENDSRPFLHGRNYGDKLSNSSFASLLLEWFRIGYSGKTSIGKKLHKTFSSRCSFLPEQIKEVVGKSPLLSNVHFPKESKPSTTEPVSSYKGKMLLSDSCPDSCKAEMYGEFYASEINRHIFFPSTKRLLNPFSPAESSAILVTNEPKPIDLIFFFHKALKKDLDYLVSGSSRLAENIGYLTEFSQHFHHFWHHHQFHSETEDEIAFPALEAKKDVQNISCTYSMDHKLESEYFNDISLMLDKMSKLHTSLSSADSSILAHTVAKYNSLSTKLRHRCELMHKLVCDHIHHEELQLWPLFRQFSIQEQEKIMGLMLGKVGAESLQNMIIWLIGSLTPEEQQVMMSLWRNVTKNTMFDEWLGEWLEGYGASPVAEDSNTLPTADPLDIISSYLSKDARREQDDIICDESIKFSQKDASAANTDMFGECNLDDKGKVATEDPNNGCSECGKLLAEGKTKRFNEVVNIGDEMGKPEPGKPFQSNTKLGQHGHLLTMTQEDLESAIRRASRDSSLDPQKKSYIIQNLTMSRWIVQQRISRSNTTINGNEEDIPGRHPSYHDDKKVVWGCKHYKRSCKLVTDCCSKIYTCIYCHNEEADHVTDRRKITKMMCMKCLAIQPIGQTCSTASCNNLFMAKYYCSICKLFDDGREIYHCPYCNICRLGKGLGINYFHCMNCNACMSTSLLVHVCREKCLEKNCPICHEDIFTSTNPAKSLPCGHMMHSTCFRDYTCTQYTCPICSKSLGDMRVYFKMLDALMAEEKMPDDYSDRTQIILCNDCEKKGDAPYHWHYHKCPTCGSYNTRLL; this is encoded by the exons ATGGCCGGCGGAGACACTCCCAAACGTCCTCCGGACAAGGAGAAAGGAGTCTCTTCGTCTTTGCCGGCGGTGGAGGAGTCAAATACTTTCTCCGATGTATCGCTATCCGACGCTCCGATCCTCCTGCTCGTTTATTTTCACAAAGCTATGCGCGAAGAGCTTGCACAGCTGTACAGCCTCGCTGTTTTAGCTTCAGAAATAATTAGTGTGTGTACTGATGATAGTGTCAATAATAATAAACGACACGAGCTGATCGTTGAACTTCGTCGCcgttttgattttcttaaacTTGTACAGACTTATCACGCTGCTGTTGAAGATGAG GTTATATTTCTAGCATTAGATGAGCACATTAAAAATGTGGTGCAGAGTTACGCACTAGAACATGATAGAATAGCTGAGGACTTCGGCTCCGTTTTTCGTTGCTTGAGTACACTCGACGAAAGCGAAGCCAAAGATGATAATCACGGTTCAAAGCAGGCGCTATTTCAGGAACTTTTATCTTGCATTGCCACCATGGATTCCTCCATTAGCAACCATATGTTCAAAGAAGAAAAGCAT GTTTTTCCTTTGCTCATGGAGCACTTCTGTTCCAAAGAACAGGCTTTGCTTATGTGGCAGTTTTTCTGTAGCATTCCTGTGATCCTGCTGGAGGAGATGTTGCCGTGGATGATCTGCTTGCTAACTCCAGAACAACGAGTAGATTTTACTCGTTGTATTAAGGAAGTTGCGCCTCAGGAAATATTACTGCAAGAG GTGGTAGTTTCTTGGCTTCATAGGAATGATCAGTCCTCGTCGGAGGCTATCACCAAAATTGCGAATGAACCTCGTGATGGGCCTACATATATCAAAGGTCTGCCACATTCGCTTAGGGAAGGGAAGAAGACATGTCATGTCCCCACCAATGCAGTAAATGATGTGGCTGACTGCCTCCATCTTTGGCACCGTGCCATTCAGAAAGATTTGAAGGAAATACTTGAAGAGGCATCTGAAAGCAAAATCTTTTTTTCGGATATGGATTCTATAGTTGTCCGGCTGAAATTTCTTGCCGATGTTGTAACCTTCTACAG CTATGCATTGAAGAAATTCTTTTACCCTGTGTTAAATGAACCTGGCAACGACCACCCATCTACCTGCTCCACTGAACAGTTTCTGGTTGAAAGCCGTATAGAAAGCCTTCACAAATTACTACAGTGCAATGCTCAAAATAGTTTGTCTTTGAGCAAATTTATCGAGAAGCTTTGCCAGGAACTGAAGTCCCTTGTGATGGATGTTAGCAAACAATTTCACTTTCAGGAAATAGAG GTATTTCCCCTTATTATGAAGAAATGTAGCAAGGATGCCCAGCAACAGCTTTTGTATATGAGCCTTCATCTGATGCCACTAGGACTACTAAAGTGTGTAGCTCATTGGTTTGCGGCTCATTTGTCTGAGAATGATTCCAGGCCATTTCTTCATGGAAGGAACTATGGAGATAAGTTATCCAATTCATCTTTTGCATCTCTCTTACTTGAATGGTTCCGCATTGGTTATTCAGGTAAGACTTCCATTGGAAAGAAGTTGCACAAAACATTTAGTAGTAGATGCTCATTTCTACCAGAGCAAATCAAAGAGGTGGTTGGAAAATCACCCTTGCTCTCCAATGTGCATTTTCCTAAAGAATCCAAACCCAGTACAACGGAACCGGTCTCTTCTTATAAAGGCAAAATGCTTCTATCGGATTCTTGTCCTGATTCTTGCAAAGCTGAGATGTATGGGGAGTTCTATGCAAGTGAGATAAATCGGCATATATTTTTCCCTTCAACGAAAAGATTGTTGAACCCTTTTTCTCCTGCGGAGAGTTCTGCAATTCTTGTTACTAATGAACCAAAGCCAATCGATCTCATCTTTTTCTTCCACAAGGCTCTGAAGAAAGACTTGGATTACCTTGTGTCTGGTTCATCTCGATTGGCTGAAAACATCGGATATCTTACAGAGTTCAGCCAGCATTTCCATCATTTCTGGCATCACCACCAATTTCACAGTGAAACTGAAGACGAGATTGCCTTTCCTGCTCTAGAAGCTAAAAAGGATGTCCAAAACATTAGCTGCACCTACTCTATGGACCACAAGCTTGAATCTGAATATTTCAATGATATATCTCTCATGTTAGATAAGATGTCTAAGTTGCATACATCATTGTCTAGTGCCGATTCAAGCATTCTGGCTCACACAGTGGCAAAATATAATTCATTGTCTACGAAGCTCCGTCATAGATGCGAATTAATGCACAAGTTGGTTTGCGATCACATCCATCATGAAGAGCTTCAACTTTGGCCTTTATTTAGACAATTTTCTATCCAGGAGCAAGAAAAGATAATGGGACTCATGTTAGGGAAAGTGGGAGCAGAATCATTACAAAATATGATTATCTGGTTGATTGGTTCCTTAACACCGGAAGAACAGCAGGTAATGATGTCCTTATGGCGTAATGTGACAAAAAATACAATGTTTGATGAATGGTTAGGGGAGTGGTTAGAAGGGTATGGTGCTTCTCCTGTGGCAGAGGACAGTAATACTTTACCAACTGCAGATCCTTTAGACATTATCTCAAGTTATCTATCCAAAGATGCTCGCAGAGAACAGGATGACATCATTTGTGATGAGAGCATCAAGTTTTCACAAAAAGATGCCTCTGCTGCTAATACTGACATGTTTGGAGAGTGCAATTTGGATGATAAAGGGAAGGTTGCTACTGAAGATCCAAATAATGGATGTTCAGAATGTGGAAAGCTTCTTGCTGAAGGTAAGACGAAGAGATTCAATGAAGTAGTTAATATTGGAGATGAGATGGGTAAACCTGAACCAGGCAAACCTTTTCAGTCAAATACAAAGTTAGGGCAGCATGGGCACCTTTTGACTATGACCCAAGAAGATCTAGAGTCTGCAATAAGAAGGGCCTCTCGTGACTCATCCTTAGATCCTCAGAAGAAATCATATATAATCCAGAATCTGACGATGAG CCGCTGGATTGTTCAACAGCGGATATCTCGTTCAAATACAACCATCAATGGCAATGAAGAAGACATTCCAGGAAGACATCCATCTTATCACGATGACAAAAAAGTAGTGTGGGGCTGCAAGCACTATAAAAGATCCTGTAAACTCGTCACTGACTGTTGTAGTAAGATCTACACATGCATATATTGCCATAATGAGGAGGCTGATCATGTGACAGACAG AAGAAAAATTACCAAGATGATGTGCATGAAATGCTTGGCTATTCAGCCAATTGGTCAAACTTGCTCAACTGCCTCGTGCAACAACTTATTTATGGCAAAATATTATTGCAGTATTTGCAAATTGTTTGATGATGGAAG GGAAATCTACCATTGTCCTTACTGTAACATCTGCCGACTAGGGAAGGGTTTGGGCATTAATTACTTCCATTGCATGAACTGCAATGCCTGCATGTCAACATCTCTTTTGGTGCATGTATGCAGAGAAAAATGCTTGGAAAAAAATTGTCCTATTTGCCATGAGGACATTTTCACCTCGACCAATCCAGCAAAATCCCTACCTTGTGGTCATATGATGCACTCGACATGTTTTCGG GACTACACTTGTACTCAGTATACCTGCCCAATTTGTAGCAAGTCACTTGGAGATATGCGG GTGTACTTTAAGATGTTGGACGCATTAATGGCTGAAGAGAAAATGCCAGATGATTATTCAGACAGGACTCAG ATTATACTATGTAATGACTGCGAGAAGAAAGGAGATGCTCCTTACCATTGGCATTATCATAAATGCCCAACATGTGGCTCATACAACACCCGATTACTGTGA
- the LOC126673065 gene encoding zinc finger protein BRUTUS-like At1g74770 encodes MATTAYGNEEEIQGRHPSYHDDINLMWGCKHYLRSCKLVTECCDKIYTCTRCHDEEADHSTDRRRITKMMCMKCLVIQSIGQTCSTASCNNLVMAKYYCSICKLFDDGREIYHCPFCNLCRVGKGLGIDYFHCEKCNACMSMSNLVHVCREKCLEKNCPICHEYMFTSRRPVKALPCGHMMHSTCLRDYTCTNYACPICIKLVRDMQVSSKL; translated from the exons ATGGCCACAACCGCCTACGGTAATGAAGAAGAAATTCAAGGAAGACATCCATCTTATCATGATGATATTAATCTAATGTGGGGCTGCAAACACTATCTAAGATCCTGCAAACTCGTCACTGAATGTTGTGATAAGATCTATACATGCACACGTTGCCATGATGAGGAGGCTGATCATTCAACAGACAG AAGAAGAATTACAAAGATGATGTGCATGAAATGCTTGGTTATTCAGTCCATTGGTCAAACTTGCTCAACTGCCTCATGCAACAACTTGGTCATGGCAAAATATTATTGCAGTATTTGCAAATTGTTTGATGATGGAAG AGAAATCTATCATTGTCCTTTCTGTAACCTCTGCCGAGTAGGAAAGGGATTGGGGATTGATTACTTCCATTGCGAGAAATGCAACGCCTGCATGTCAATGTCTAATTTGGTGCATGTATGCAGAGAGAAATGTTTGGAAAAGAACTGCCCGATTTGCCACGAGTACATGTTCACATCGAGAAGGCCAGTTAAAGCCTTACCTTGTGGTCATATGATGCACTCGACATGTCTTCGAGACTACACATGTACTAACTATGCATGTCCGATTTGTATCAAGTTAGTTAGAGACATGCAAGTAAGTTCTAAGCTATAG